One Terriglobia bacterium DNA segment encodes these proteins:
- a CDS encoding L-threonylcarbamoyladenylate synthase, whose protein sequence is MRPEIIKINAESPDPSLIAYCAEQIKQGQVLGMPTDTFYGLATDPFNLRAVDKVYEIKSRNRHKPLSLLIESVDQAEHLADTLPDEFHILADKFWPGPLTIIVKAAPRLPLKVTANTGNIAIRIPAAEIPLQVIRAAGLPITATSANLHGRRECTTAEGVRDQLHERVPVIVDGGPSPRDTYTTIVNLADKGVKYRIMRVGAVPVHEIEDLLGDQ, encoded by the coding sequence GTGCGTCCCGAAATAATAAAGATCAACGCCGAATCTCCTGACCCATCGCTCATCGCCTATTGCGCCGAGCAGATCAAGCAAGGGCAAGTGCTGGGCATGCCGACCGACACTTTTTACGGGCTGGCTACTGATCCCTTCAATCTCCGCGCCGTCGACAAGGTTTACGAGATCAAGAGCCGTAATCGTCACAAGCCCCTGTCGTTGCTCATCGAAAGCGTCGACCAGGCAGAGCATCTCGCCGATACGCTTCCTGATGAGTTCCACATTCTCGCCGACAAGTTCTGGCCGGGGCCGCTGACCATCATCGTCAAGGCCGCGCCGCGGCTGCCTCTTAAAGTGACTGCAAATACCGGCAATATCGCCATCCGGATTCCGGCGGCGGAGATTCCCCTGCAGGTGATTCGTGCCGCCGGCCTGCCCATTACCGCGACATCGGCAAACCTTCACGGACGGCGCGAGTGTACGACCGCAGAGGGCGTTCGCGACCAGTTGCATGAGCGAGTACCCGTTATCGTAGATGGCGGCCCCTCGCCGCGTGACACCTACACCACCATCGTGAACCTGGCGGACAAAGGCGTGAAGTATCGCATCATGCGGGTTGGCGCCGTTCCCGTACACGAAATCGAGGACCTTCTCGGCGATCAATGA